In Burkholderia sp. GAS332, one DNA window encodes the following:
- a CDS encoding Adenylosuccinate synthetase: MSASAVNVNPGRNVVVVGTQWGDEGKGKIVDWLTDHAQGVVRFQGGHNAGHTLIIGGKKTILRLIPSGIMHPGVACYIGNGVVLSPEALFKEIGELEAAGVDVQNRLFISEATTLILPYHIAIDQGREARRGASKIGTTGRGIGPAYEDKVARRGLRVQDLFEPESFAERLRENLDYHNFVLTQYLGVAAVDFQQTLDTMLSYADRLKPMVTDVSRRLYDENAAGSNLLFEGAQGTLLDIDHGTYPYVTSSNCVAGAATAGAGVGPQKLNYILGITKAYCTRVGSGPFPSELYDADNAARQDPIGLELAKVGKEFGSVTGRPRRTGWLDAAALRRSIQINGVSGLCMTKLDVLDGLDEVKLCIGYTVDGKPVDLLPRGASEVARCVPVYETFAGWKESTVGITEWDKLPASARAYLTRVQEVAGIPIDMVSTGPDRDETILLRHPFKV, from the coding sequence ATGTCTGCCAGCGCAGTGAATGTGAACCCCGGGCGTAACGTCGTCGTCGTGGGGACCCAATGGGGTGATGAAGGCAAGGGCAAGATCGTCGACTGGCTGACGGACCACGCTCAAGGCGTCGTTCGCTTCCAGGGCGGTCACAATGCCGGTCACACGCTTATCATCGGCGGCAAGAAAACCATCTTGCGTTTGATTCCGTCGGGCATCATGCATCCCGGCGTCGCGTGCTACATCGGCAATGGCGTCGTGTTGTCGCCGGAAGCGCTGTTCAAGGAAATTGGCGAGCTCGAAGCCGCCGGGGTCGATGTTCAGAATCGACTCTTCATTTCCGAAGCCACCACCCTGATCCTGCCGTACCACATTGCCATCGACCAGGGCCGCGAAGCGCGCCGTGGCGCGAGCAAGATCGGCACCACCGGCCGCGGCATCGGCCCGGCCTACGAAGACAAGGTGGCGCGCCGCGGTTTGCGCGTGCAAGACCTGTTCGAGCCGGAAAGCTTCGCCGAACGTCTGCGTGAAAATCTCGATTACCACAACTTCGTGTTGACGCAATACCTGGGCGTCGCCGCTGTCGACTTCCAGCAAACGCTCGACACGATGCTGAGCTACGCCGATCGTCTGAAGCCGATGGTGACCGACGTGTCGCGCCGTCTGTACGACGAAAACGCAGCCGGCAGCAACCTGCTGTTCGAAGGCGCGCAAGGCACGCTGCTCGACATCGACCACGGCACCTATCCGTACGTCACGTCGAGCAACTGCGTGGCCGGTGCGGCTACGGCGGGCGCAGGCGTCGGTCCGCAAAAGCTGAACTACATTCTCGGCATCACCAAGGCGTATTGCACGCGTGTCGGTTCGGGCCCGTTCCCGAGCGAACTGTACGACGCGGATAACGCCGCGCGTCAGGACCCCATCGGCCTGGAGCTCGCCAAGGTCGGCAAGGAATTCGGCTCGGTCACCGGCCGTCCGCGCCGCACCGGCTGGCTCGACGCCGCCGCGCTGCGCCGCTCGATCCAGATCAACGGCGTGTCGGGTCTGTGCATGACCAAGCTCGACGTGCTCGACGGCCTCGACGAAGTGAAGCTGTGCATCGGCTACACGGTCGACGGCAAGCCTGTCGATCTGCTGCCGCGTGGCGCGTCGGAAGTCGCGCGTTGCGTGCCGGTGTACGAAACCTTCGCGGGCTGGAAGGAAAGCACCGTCGGCATCACGGAATGGGACAAGCTGCCGGCCAGCGCGCGTGCGTATCTGACGCGTGTACAGGAAGTCGCGGGCATTCCGATCGACATGGTGTCGACCGGTCCGGATCGCGACGAAACGATTCTCCTTCGTCATCCGTTCAAGGTTTAA